The Tolypothrix sp. NIES-4075 DNA window GAAATTTTTGATAAGTAGCCCAAGCCGCGCTACCTAACAATCAGACAAGGTTTAATTCCCCCCTAGTTTCGAGCGGCTTAAGCCGCTCGGACTTTTCCTAGACGTGCAACATTCCTAATTCTGTAATCTGCAAAATAAAAAATCACAGACGAACATAGATAATAAATATTCTATGTTCATCTATGATTTTTAGTTTGGTATTTGCGCCCGATAGCCCTCTTGCCCTTTAGTTTGGGTTCAATATTAGAGCTGAGGTCTGACAGAAACTTACCTCTCTCTTATGGCTGGTTTAAAAATAATAATTTCTAATTACCTTTCTATGTTTTAATAGTGAACTAACTAGATTTTAATTTTTAACCTGTATAGAAGCATAACTGAGAAGTTGCAAATATACGTTGTAGATTTGGTGAAAGTTTTTTTCCAAACACACAACCAAATTACAACAACCACAGATGCATCACTAAAAAGCTCGGAGGCATTATGACTTCTACAAATGTTAATCCATCACAACAAGCTGTATTAGCATTTCAGCGATTGAAGATAGACGATCGCCTAACAGTACTGGGGTTACTTTTTACCTCTTTTGCTGATAAAATACCTGCAAATGCTGCAAATTCCTTGCCAACAGAAAAGGCTGCGGAGTTAGTAGCACAAGTTCAAAAACTGTCCTCTTCTGAACAGCTATTCGCTTTGCGTGACTTGCTACCAGCAGACACACAAGACCAGGACGAAGTAATGCTCGATCCAAATCCCAGCAAAGCGATGGTTGAACTCGCTCATGGTGGAAATAAAATTTATACTGGTGAATATGGTAACATGCAACCTGAAGGTAAATTAGCTTTCTGGTATCTACTAGCAGAAAGATTAAGAACCGTATTCATGGTATCAAGTCAATCTCAACCTTCTCAACAAGCAACAGAAGTGTTTAACTCTCTAAAATCATTAAATACTGACGATTTAGTATCTTTCTTTAAGAAAGTGCTGTAATCCGAAGTTTTAACTGAAGTGTAGGCTGGGTATTGCCCACCTCTACAAATCAAAATATAATACTTTTTTGAAGACCATTTTTCTAAATTCTAGTTAACTAACTTGAGGTGTTTATGACTTCTACGAATACCAATTTTATCGAAGTAGCTGTATCAAAATTTAAAAGCTTAAATGCAGACGATCGCCTAGCTGTACTCGCATTGCTTTTTACTCAAATTTCTGAGGAAGTTCCCGCCAGCGCTCTCAATTGTATGCCGAGTGACGGAACCGCAGATTTGGTAGGAGAAATTCAAAAATTATCCCACCCAGAACAAATATCAGCTTTGCGTCAGTTACAAAATCAAGAAAACAGCGAAAAAGTAATTTCCACTGATAGTTATACCTCAATGGATGCTGAATGTAAATTGGCTTTTTGGTATCACTTAGCCCAAAATTTAGGCGGTTCACTTGTGGGTATACCACATGATTATATACCTTCCGAACCAGCAGCAGAAGTGTTGGATTTATTCCAGATGAATAGTACCGAAGAAATAATGTCTTTTATGCAGCAAGTACTTTCATAAGCTTAAGTTATCATATCCTCGTTCCCAGTCTCTGACTGGGAATGCACTCATAAGGCGGAGCCTTAATTATTAAATATACAATAAAAGATTATGGTACAAACAAAAACTATTGAACGAGAAAATATTAAAAGAAAGCATTTGATTTCCAGTCTGATAACTGGTTTAGTAATCGGTACAATCTTAGGTACACCTATCGGCTGGTTTGCTCATCGATTTTATTATCAGCAAAATTTAGCTCGGACTTTGATTTGTCGAGAACAAAATAGCAATAAGCCAGCAATAGTTGTCGATCAAATTTGCGGTTCTAGATTCTAACTTATTTTATGGTATATTCTCCCGAACGAACGAAAAGCGCAGATGAAAACCTAAAAGCGCAAAGGCAATATTTAGGGCTACGTCGGGTTAGTATACTGCTAGCTTTGATTGTCTTTATTAGTTTCTTAGCATATCAAATTGATATCGCTATTCCCGGAACGCCAAGTATTAACAATACATATACACCAATTACCCAACCGACAGCACAAGAAATAAATTCTTATGATGTGTTGGGTAAAGTTGTCAGTAAAAATGAAGCTGCAAGTTTGCTGAAAACAGATGAAGGCAAACAGCAACTATCAGCAGATAATGGTGCTGTAGCTATTACTGAAGATTTGATTAAACTTGGTCGCAAAACTTTTTATACAGAAACCTTTGGAAATGAGGTTTTTTTTACTGATGTAACTGGTGTTTTGAATGGACCGTTGAATGTTGGGAATTTAGCTTATGCGATCGCCTCTCTTGGTGGCAAGCATACCACAAATCTGCAAGTGAGGATGGATCGAGATATGCAAGTAGGCGATCGCACTTTCAAAAAAGGTGATATCCTCAACACCGGACTTGACGTACCCAAAGGTTCTCTCTTTCCCTTGGGAATTATCACTCATATCAATCAAGGTAAAATTCGCGTAGGTGTTACTTGTGCTGCGTGTCATGCGGCTGTTGATAACGTCAGCGGACGCATTTTAGAAGGCGCACCAAATAACGACTTAGATACCGGTTTGATTCTCGCATTAGCGAGTAATTCAGCCGCTTGGTTTCGACAAACTGGTGTAAATCCGCAAACAGTGCGCCGTGGTGAAACTACTTATATGAAGGCGGATGGCAAGCGATACCTACGGCACGCGAGTACGCGATCGCGTTTACCAAACATTCAAGCTTTAGAAAACGCCGTTGATGCAGAATTATTAACTTGGTCTCCCGGCAACTTTGACTCAACCGGCGACAATGTTAACAATCCTTCGCAAAATCCATCTTCCTATACTTTTGCCGCATATCCTTACGGGTGGAGTGGTAACGCGGCAATTGGCTGGTTTCACGGACTCACCACACTTAACAGCAACGTTCACGCCACAAACTCAGATTTGACAACCGGTGCTGATGCTAGTCAAAAGCTATTAGGTATTGACAAAGAAACCTACTTAGGCGTGATTTTGCAAAACTCCGCCAATCCAGCCTTCAGATTACCACAAAACGCCAAACCATCAGAATTCTTGGAGAAAATCGATCCGACTCCTGGCACACCGGCAATGAACGAAGTAATTAAAATGCCAGGATTTCCCAAAGGTTCGCCATTCATACTTGATGGATTGATGGCAAGTTCACCTGGTTTGCCAGTTGCAGCACAACTTAACGGCATGTCAGCGTTTCAAAACTCCCTTGCACCACCGCCAAATCATTCTACCAACTCAGAAGCAGTCAAGCGAGGGGCAGCGATTTTCACAAAAGCCGGGTGCGTTGAGTGTCATAGCGGCAGATATTTCACCAACAATCATGCGATCGCAGAATCGGAAATCAAATCTCAACCTTCACGCGCTAAAGCACAAGCAGCTTTCGCCGGCAACTTCACACAACCGCAGACTTACCCCAGCAACGTCCGGGTTCCCTTGCCAGAAAATCCCTTAGTGCTGAATGTTCCCAATATCATATCCGAAGAAGACTTCAAACTAGCATTTGCCATTGGTAACGCCGGCGGTTACAAAGTGCCTAGCTTGATAGGATTAGCCGTCACCGCACCATATTTGCATGATGGTGGTGTCGCAGCAGGAAAAGAAGCACTGCAAGTAGATAAAAACGGTTATAAAATCGTTAATTCCGAGCAATTGGGACTTACAGGGACTTCCTTAAAAAACATTGCCCCAGATCCAAGTGCAAGTTTGCGCGTGCTTGTAGATCGTAACTTGCGTAGGCAAGTAGTTTTAGCCAATCATGCTAATTCCAACTTGCAAAAGTCCAACGCAGACGGTAGCGGACACAATTACTGGGTTGATAAACAGGCAGGTTTTGATATTCAAGACCAAACCGACTTGATAGAATTTCTTCTCTCACTAGACGACGATCCAGAAATTATTCCACCTCAAAGTCGCTAAACAAACAAAATACCCTTAAAAGCAGCCCACAGCCTAAAAACCTGTGGGTTTCTCGTATAACCGTAGTAAGCGATTTATCGCTTATTTGAGGCACTCTTCGTGCCCACTACGAAAAAAACTACTCCAGAATCTGATAGAAACCTGACAAAGCTGGGAATAATAAATCTGTCTTAAAAAACTAGGCTGGGTGCGTTTGTAGCGTCTGAGATTTGGAAATTTCCAAAACATCAGTAAAACAAATCACTTTTTTAGTTAATATTACAGAGATTGAGGTATTCCCGATGAGTTAGATGAGTAGAGACGATGTGCGTGAAAGACTTGGAAACGTCGATCAAATCCGCGACATTATTTTTGGATCGCAAATCAGAGACTACGACAATCGATATTTCAACCTGAAATCAAGCTATAGCTTGATGCAAAATCTGTGTTATTCCAAATTGCTTAAATAACACATTGATATGACTCAACCCTCTTGGCTAAATCGCTGTGTTGCTTTAGAACCGATAGACAAGTAACTTAAAATTTAAAATTGAAGATTTGATTTATAGTAGTTTTTCTTTCGGATACATTCTATTTTGGGAAAAATATGTCCACAATAGCTAAAAAAATCTGTCTAATTGGTGATTTTGGTGTAGGCAAAACCACCCTGATTCGCCGATTTGTAGAAGGACAGTTCAGCGATAAGTATCTTTCGACTGTCGGAGTCAAAATATCTCGTAAATTAATTGATTTTTCCGACAAAACCGCAGAAAATACGCAAAACTTACAACTGATTATCTGGGATATTGAAGGTAGTAATAAATTTAAGGCAATTGCTCCAAGTTATTTTCAGGGAGCTAAAGGAGCAGTGATAGTT harbors:
- a CDS encoding orange carotenoid protein N-terminal domain-containing protein — translated: MTSTNVNPSQQAVLAFQRLKIDDRLTVLGLLFTSFADKIPANAANSLPTEKAAELVAQVQKLSSSEQLFALRDLLPADTQDQDEVMLDPNPSKAMVELAHGGNKIYTGEYGNMQPEGKLAFWYLLAERLRTVFMVSSQSQPSQQATEVFNSLKSLNTDDLVSFFKKVL
- a CDS encoding orange carotenoid protein N-terminal domain-containing protein, producing MTSTNTNFIEVAVSKFKSLNADDRLAVLALLFTQISEEVPASALNCMPSDGTADLVGEIQKLSHPEQISALRQLQNQENSEKVISTDSYTSMDAECKLAFWYHLAQNLGGSLVGIPHDYIPSEPAAEVLDLFQMNSTEEIMSFMQQVLS
- a CDS encoding di-heme oxidoredictase family protein, translating into MVYSPERTKSADENLKAQRQYLGLRRVSILLALIVFISFLAYQIDIAIPGTPSINNTYTPITQPTAQEINSYDVLGKVVSKNEAASLLKTDEGKQQLSADNGAVAITEDLIKLGRKTFYTETFGNEVFFTDVTGVLNGPLNVGNLAYAIASLGGKHTTNLQVRMDRDMQVGDRTFKKGDILNTGLDVPKGSLFPLGIITHINQGKIRVGVTCAACHAAVDNVSGRILEGAPNNDLDTGLILALASNSAAWFRQTGVNPQTVRRGETTYMKADGKRYLRHASTRSRLPNIQALENAVDAELLTWSPGNFDSTGDNVNNPSQNPSSYTFAAYPYGWSGNAAIGWFHGLTTLNSNVHATNSDLTTGADASQKLLGIDKETYLGVILQNSANPAFRLPQNAKPSEFLEKIDPTPGTPAMNEVIKMPGFPKGSPFILDGLMASSPGLPVAAQLNGMSAFQNSLAPPPNHSTNSEAVKRGAAIFTKAGCVECHSGRYFTNNHAIAESEIKSQPSRAKAQAAFAGNFTQPQTYPSNVRVPLPENPLVLNVPNIISEEDFKLAFAIGNAGGYKVPSLIGLAVTAPYLHDGGVAAGKEALQVDKNGYKIVNSEQLGLTGTSLKNIAPDPSASLRVLVDRNLRRQVVLANHANSNLQKSNADGSGHNYWVDKQAGFDIQDQTDLIEFLLSLDDDPEIIPPQSR
- a CDS encoding Rab family GTPase codes for the protein MSTIAKKICLIGDFGVGKTTLIRRFVEGQFSDKYLSTVGVKISRKLIDFSDKTAENTQNLQLIIWDIEGSNKFKAIAPSYFQGAKGAVIVGDATVQETLNHLSEHIQNFLLVSPKSYIIIALNKSDLIETEYRETLRQLYQFSERVIATYLTSAKTGDNVDEMFTVLAQALMQVN